A portion of the Hypanus sabinus isolate sHypSab1 unplaced genomic scaffold, sHypSab1.hap1 scaffold_803, whole genome shotgun sequence genome contains these proteins:
- the lhfpl4b gene encoding LHFPL tetraspan subfamily member 3 protein → MLAAQEMAQLYQTAFVRSARAVGVLWAVCSLCFTLLEVVVLAEPAWLVAEGVRGMEGGTLGLFRSCVETGSPARCWGSDFRLRPLPPFETAASFVGTALGLGLASVLSVGLHRFCSNATLYKVCGWLQLSAASCQALGCLTFADSWGSEKVRELCGPAAAPYSPGRCTLHWAFTLALIGIFDALVLSALAFVLASRQDTLLPENFSVTDKGR, encoded by the exons ATGCTGGCTGCTCAGGAGATGGCCCAGCTCTACCAGACAGCCTTCGTGCGGAGTGCCCGGGCAGTGGGGGTGCTCTGGGCCGTCTGCTCGCTCTGCTTCACCCTGCTGGAGGTGGTGGTGCTGGCTGAGCCAGCCTGGCTGGTGGCGGAGGGTGTCCGAGGAATGGAGGGGGGGACCCTCGGCCTCTTCCGGTCCTGTGTCGAGACAGGCAGCCCGGCCCGGTGTTGGGGCTCGGACTTCCGCCTCCGGCCGCTGCCCCCCTTCGAGACGGCGGCCTCCTTCGTGGGAACGGCGCTGGGGCTGGGACTGGCCAGTGTTCTCTCTGTCGGCCTCCACCGTTTCTGCAGCAACGCCACCCTCTATAAGGTCTGTGGCTGGCTCCAGCTCTCTGCCG CCAGTTGCCAGGCCCTGGGCTGCCTGACTTTCGCTGACAGCTGGGGCTCGGAGAAGGTGCGGGAGCTCTGCGGCCCGGCGGCCGCCCCCTACTCCCCGGGACGCTGCACCCTGCACTGGGCCTTCACCCTGGCCCTCATCGGCATCTTTGATGCCCTCGTCCTCTCCGCCCTCGCCTTCGTCCTGGCCAGTCGGCAAGACACCCTGCTACCCGAGAACTTCAGCGTCACGGACAAAGGTAGGTAG